In Mesoaciditoga lauensis cd-1655R = DSM 25116, the genomic window TAAGTGGCGCTTTGCTCCATTTTGGAGAAGAACCTCCGTTGGTTGACAAAAATGGTGCCGGTGCAGTTTTTTTCGTTGGCTGTGGCATGAGATGTGTGTATTGTCAGAATTTTGCCTTTAGTCATCTTAACCACGGAAAGGAAATAAGTGATGAAGAACTGGCAAGGCTATTTATTTCCCTTCAAAGATCTGGAGCACAAACTCTGGATTTGGTAACGCCGGAGCCCCATCTTTACGCGATAATTTCAGCTTTGTTGAAAGCCTCACGAGAAGGTTTTACCCTTCCAATTGTATTTAACACTTCGAGCTACGTAAATGTGGAAACTTTGAAAGAACTGGATGGAATAGTTGACATTTACCTCGCTGACATTCGCTACACAAACGATGAATTTTCTTTAAAATATTCTGCAAGCCCAGAATACTGGGAGATAACTCAAAAAGCTTTGAGAGAGATGTATAGACAAGTTGGGGCGTTTAATTCTGAAAAAATGAAAGGGCTCATAGTTCGTCATTTGATTCTCCCAAATGGTATTTCTGGCACTCGAAAGGCAATGAGATTTGTAGCGGAAGAACTTTCGACATCTGTGCCAATTTCATTGATGTCTCAATATTTCCCAGTGTACAAAGCTAAAAAAATCCCAGAACTGAGCAGAAAGATAACAGAGGAAGAATACGAGCAGGCGCTTTCCATTGTAGAAGGATATGGACTTCGTGGTTGGTATCAACCATGGGGAGAAAAGGAAAATAACGTGTACGCCAAGTCGATTCATTGGTGATGCAATAGCAAATGATGAATAACTTTTGATGTGCATCAAGTTTAAGAAATCAATTGGAAAATCTTCGGCATTGAATGAACCCTCCTCGCCAACTTCGTTGGCTCCTCCTCCCAGTTTTGGGCGGAGACTAAAGAAAAGAAGTAATGAATCCTTCTCTGTCCCTTGAAGTTTCTGTCAAAACATATGAAGACGCCATACAAGATGTGAAATAACAGAGTTGGAGGCACACGACGTGCCGAGAAAGCGAATCTAACAGAGCTTTTTTCTTCTCCACCCAACTTCGAAACACTAGCCAGCACTTATGAACTCACCATCTGAAGACTCATAAAAACGAGGTTGGAAAACACACGGATGTGTTGAGAAAGCGAAGCACTCATGGACGAGTGTCTGAGCGTGCCTCGTTTTTTGAGTCGTAGGGTGGATAAAAGAGTGAATTTGTGATGGCATGTGTTTTGAGTTAATTACGTTTTTCTTCTCCTTTCTCTCCCCTTTTTTGGAGTTTCTGTCAAAACATATGAAGACGCCATACAAGATGTGAAATAACAGAGTTGGAGGCACACGACGTGCCGAGAAAGCGAATCTAATAGGATGTTTGTATGCAGCGGGCTCTGTTATGAGCATCTTGTATGGAGATACGTCTGAATCAGTTTTGACAAAACTTCAAAAATTCTTTTTCGCACGTTAGAATTTCATTTACGTATTTCTTCGATTTTTATCATATTTGTCGTTCCAGATATACCCCATGGCATCCCAGCCGTGAGAACAAATCTATCTCCGGGATTGGCAAGTCCCAATGCTATGAGTTTTTGCGTTGAACGTTCTACCATTTCATCTGTGGAATCCACTTTTTCTATCACCACTGGCAACACTCCCCATACAAGAGCAAGCCTGTGATAAACGATCCCGTTGGGGGTCGGTGAGAGTATCATCGCCGAAGGCCTGAATCTTGAAACATGGCGCGCGGTCAAACCAGAGCTGGTGGAAGCAACTAAGGCCTTGCTTTTCAATTCCACACTCAATTGCCATGCCGACAAAGAAATAGCATCACTTACTCCATCACATTTAAACGGGCTAAGAAGTCTTTCACTCTCAGACTTATCGAGAAATTCTTCCGCTTTTTTCGTGATCTTGCTCATGAATTCGACAGCTTCTAACGGGTATTTCCCCATAGCCGTTTCTTCTGAAAGCATCACCGCATCTGTCCCATCCAACACCGCATTTGCAACATCTGTCACTTCTGCTCGCGTTGGACGTGGATTGTTAACCATTGATTCAAGCATTTGAGTAGCGGTTATGACAGGAAGGGCACGTTTGTTGCATTCTTTTATTATGCGTTTTTGTGCAACCGGCAGATCTTCAGGGTCAATTTCCACTCCCAAATCTCCCCTGGCAACCATCGCCCCATCGGAAACGTCAAGTATTTCTTCTAAATTTTCAAGCGCTTGTTTCGTTTCTATCTTCGAAATTATTTTGACATCTTCCATACCGTTTTCTTTCAATATCCTTTTTGCCTTTAAAATGTCTTCAGCCTTTCTCACAAAGGATTGAGCCACGTATTCTGGTTTCATTTCTGCGGCAAATTTTAAATCTCTCATATCTTTCTCTGTAAAAGGTGGAATGCTAAGGTCCACCCCCGGCACATTCACACCTCTATTATGTGTTATCTGGCCAGAATTAAGAATCAGGGTTTCTATCTCATCTTCACTTGTAGAAAGCACTTCAAGGGCTATTAAGCCATCGTTCATCAATATCTTATCTCCCTTTTTCACATCTGATGGGAGTCCTTTGTAATCGATGGAAATCTTTTTCTCGTCGCCGACGATTTCTTTCGTCGTGAGAATAAGTTTTCTCCCTTTTTCCAGAAAGACGTTATCGCTTTTCAGTTTTCCAGTTCTTATTTTTGGTCCCTCTACATCCACCATTATGGCGAGAGGAACCCCCATGCTTTTTCTTATATCCCTTAAAGTTATTATGAGATTTTTCTTTTCTTCATGTGTGCCGTGAGACATGTTCAAACGTGCAACGTTCATTCCCTTTCTGATGAGCCCTTCGAGCATCTCTCTGCGTTCGGTAGAAGGCCCTATGGTACACACTATTTTGGTTTTTCTCATTTGCCTCACCTCACGAGAGTGTATTTGCCAATTCGTAAAGGCTCAAATCCAATTCTTTCTTGTTTTCAAGCACCTCACTCAGTTTCATCGTCGCAATTCCACTTGATTGCAAACCAACCATAACATCACTTTCTCCATTCATGAGATTTTGAACTGCAGCAGCACCCAATCTAGATGCAAGCAATCTGTCAAACACCGTTGGTGATCCACCACGTTGAACATGTCCGAGAATGGTTACCCTTGTTTCATATCCCGTTTTGTTTTCCAAATGTCTTGCGACCGTGTAAGCGCTGGCAGCCCCTTCCGCCACCACGACGATACTGTTTACTTTGCCACGTTTTCTTCCGGCCAATAACTTATCGGCCAAGGATTGATAATCTATTTTCACTTCTGGAATTATGATGGCTTCTGAACCTGTTGTCAATCCAGCAACTAGTGCTATGTAACCACAGTTTCTTCCCATGGTTTCCACTATGAATGCCCTTTCATGGGAAGAAGCCGTATCTTTCAATTTTTGAATGTTTTCAACAACCGTGTTCAAACAGGTGTCAACCCCTATGCACATGTCTGTTCCATGAATGTCGTTGTCTATGCTGGCTGGGATTCCAACAACCTTAACTTCACTTTCGTTGGCTATAAGTGTTGCACCGTTTAAACTTCCATCGCCACCTATAACCACAAGTCCTTCTATTCCACGTTTCTTTAATATTTCGTATGCTTCTTTGCGTATGTTATCTACCTTGAACTCCTCACATCTGGCGGTTCTAAGAATCGTCCCACCTTTTTCCATTATTCCGCCAACATCTGAAAAGTTCAAAGGAACAAAATCATCTTCCAGCAAACCCGCGTATCCTCGCATTATTCCAAGTACTTCCAAGCCTTTTGAAACTGCATACCTCACAATTGACCTAATAGCAGCATTCATGCCCGGAGAATCTCCTCCACTGGTCATGACGGCAATTTTTTTCATTTTCATCCCTCCCAATTCTTTATTCTTCATTTTTCACAAATTCATTTTCACTTTTTCAAAGTATCGCTGAAGAAGGTCAGCTGTCCTTTGCCAACTTTCTTCAATCTTTGTTTGATCTTCTCAACCTCTCCATTTGTAAGGAATCTGACACTTTTCTTTATTTGGCTGGTGGAAGCAAGAGCATCTGCCACTTGATACGCTCTCTTTATAACTTCTTCTGGAATTCCAGCTATTCTTGCCACTTCTATGCCATAGCTTTTATCTGCACTGCCATTTATCACCTTGTGAAGGAATATCACACTATCTTCACTTTCCACAACTTTTATCGTAAGATTGAAAATTCCACTGTAAATTTTTTCCAATTCGGAAAGCTCGTTGTAATGGGTCGCAAAGATGGTAAAAGCTTTCAGTTTTTGTGAAATGTATTCTGACACAGACCACGCAATGCTTAAACCATCAAAAGTGCTCGTGCCACGTCCCACCTCATCCAATATGATGAGTGAATCTCTGGTTGCAAAATGTAGAATGGTTGCAACTTCGGACATCTCAACCAAGAACGTGCTTCTATTCGATGCGATATCATCGCGTGCTCCTATTCTTGTGAAAATTCGATCGAAAATCTTCAAAACGGCCTTTTTCGCCGGAACAAAAGAACCCATTTGTGCCATCATGGATATAAGTGCTACTTGCCTTATAAATGTGGATTTACCGGACATATTTGGCCCCGTGAGCACGACGAATCTTCTTTGTTCGTTCATTTTAAGATCGTTCGGAACGAACTCTTTTACGTGTTTCTCAACAGTTGGATGCCTGCTTTCCACAAGTTCAACATGATCTGAGAAAATAGGCAAGGTGTAATTTTCATCCAATGCTATTCTCGCAAAAGAGCCTATCATGTCGATAAAGGAAATCTTTTGTGAATTGGAAAATATTTCCTCCTTTTTCCTAAGTATCTCGTTGCAAACCCTTTCAAATAGCTCTTTTTCAAGATTTTCTATCATTTCATTGGCATGAAGCATTTTCTTTTCTATTTCTAGAAGCTCTGGCGTTACATATCTCTCAGAGTTGACCAACGTTTGCTTTCTCTTGTATTCCGGCGGAATCTCTCCTTTGTACGATTTAGAGATCTCGACGTAAAATCCGAAGACGGTACTGTATCCAACCTTTGCTTTGGTTTTAAGTTTATCTCTGATGCTTTCTTGATAGCCTGCCAGGTACTCATCCACATCACTTACCAAAGCGCGTGCTTCATCCAATTCCGCGGAAAACCCTTGGGCTATAACGCCACCTTTTCCCACTTCTCCAGTTGGTTCTTCTTTGATCGCATCTTCTAAAAATTCTCGGAGATCCCTCAAATCCGTCAAACGAAGTTCTTTGAATATTCCAGTTGAATCTATCCATAAATTCAATTTTTCAAAAGCTCGAAGGCTTTCCCGTAAAGCAACTATATCTGATGGAGTCGCTGCTGGATAAGCTACTCTGGCCATTATCCTTTCAACATCATGGATTTGCGAAAGCACTTTTCTTAAAGAGATAAGAAGTTCTTCGCTCTGTACAAGCTTTTTCACCAATGAGTGCCTGTATTCTATTTCTTCTCTTCTTCTCAAAGGAGCTATCATTTCCCTTTTCAAAAGCCTTTGCCCCATCCTGGTAACACATCTGTTCATATGACGATAGAGAGAGCTTGTCCCTTTGGACAACACATCTAAGTTCGAAAGGGTATCAGAATCAAGGAACATGCGCGCGTTCTCTCTAAATTTCAATGGCATTTTGAGGTTGGACAACACCCTTTTTTGAGTATTTTGAAGGTATTTCAAAATCGCCGCGCATGCCACTATTTCATTTAAAGAAAGCTCCAGAAAAGAAATATCGTTAACCTTAAAATGCTCTTTGAGAAAAGATTCTGAATTCTGGCGATCGAAATACCAATCTTCTACCTTTTCTTTGAAGGTATCGCTGAAGTTTGGAGTGGGATCTTCGCTGGTGTATATCACGTGCTTGGGGCTGTACCTGTTTATGGCATCAAGAGATGATTCAACTACAAAATCACCGGTTGATATATCCACCAGTGCCACGCTTTTTTCATAAACGGCCGCAATGTAATTGTTTTCCTCGCTTAAAGCATCGTCTTCTATCAACGTCCCCGGTGTGACAACACGGGTTACATCTCTCTTAACGAGCCCTTTCGCATACTTCGGATCTTCCAACTGATCGCATATGGCAACCTTGTTCCCCTGCTCAACAAGCTTTTTTAAGTACACGTTTAAAGCATGGTGAGGAATACCTGCCATAGGCTGGTTCCCCCTATGCGTTAAAACCAGTCCCAGGGCTTTGGATATGTATTTTGCATCTTCTCCAAAAGCCTCGTAAAAATCGCCGACCCGAAAGAGCAAGACGCTATCAGAGTAGTGCTCTTTCAAATCCATATATTGTTTCATCATGGGCGTTAGTTCATTTTGCAATACCTATCACCCTCTTTGAAATTTCTCCATACAAAGGGCCTGCCGTTGAGCGTGTGATTTTAACTTTTACCTTTTCTCCATCTTCAATCGTTCCTTCAAAAAACACCATTCGATTGTCAAGCGTCCTGCCGTATGATTGCGTTCCACTTCTGCCTTCTACTATGATTTCCACTTGAGTTCCCAGCAATTTTTCATTTAGTTCAAGCATTATTTTATGCTGAAGCGCAGAAAGCTTTGCCATCCTTCGTTTTTTTACGTCAAAAGGCACATCGTCTTTGTAAAATTTTGAAGCCACAGTTCCGGGGCGTGGGGAATAAGGTGCAAGGTTCAACCTTATGAATTTCACCGCTTTTACCAGAGAAAGCGTTTGTTCAAAATCTTCATCGGTTTCTCCCGGAAATCCCACTATTATATCGCCACCTATCGTGGCTTGCGGAATGGCCTTTCTGATTCTCGCAACTAAATCCAGATATTCCTGTCGAGTGTACCGTCTGTTCATGAGTTTTAGTATCCTATCGCTTCCCGATTGAGGAGGGAGATGAAAATTTCTTGATATACGTTCATGAGAGGCTACAACCTCTATAAGCTCGTCTGTCAAATCGGAAGGGTAAGAAGTTAAAAACCAGAATCTTTCTATGCCTTCTATCTTGTAAACCCTTCTGAAAAGCTCTGCAAGTGAAGTTCCATCTTTCAGATCTTTTCCATAAGAATCAACGTTTTGACCGAGAAATGTTATCTGATTGTGGCCCGTTTTCGCTAGGGCTCTCACCTCTTCCACAATTTCATCTATGGGTCTTGAAATTTCCCTTCCTCTCGTGTAAGGCACTATGCAGTAGGTGCAAAATTTATCACATCCAGATATTATGTTAACCCACGCATGACGCGCCCTGTCTCTTCCATTCAACATGGATTGATCTATTTCAAGGATATGATCGGATACATCTACATCTTTTTCTCCCTTAACGGCTTCTACAATGGAATTAAGTGCACGCGTTCCCAAAACGAAATCTGCCCCTCTTCTTTTGAACTCGCGTGCTTTTATTTGGGCCACACAACCTGTAACGCCAACTCTTATTCCACGTTTTTTCAACCTGCCTATCAAGCTGTACGCCTTATTCGCAGATTTTTCCCTTACGGCGCATGTGTTTAAAATGACCGTTTCGGCGTCTTTCATATTATCAACAACTTCGATTCCAGCGTTTAGAAGATACCCTTTCATTATTTCGGTATCCCGCATATTCATTTGACAACCATAAGTTTTAAAGAAAACTTTCACTTCTTTTTCCCACCTTCTGTTTTAACGATGAGTACATCGCATGGCGCTTCTTTGAGTAACTTCTTTGCCGTTGAACCAAATAAAAATTCGGACAAGCTTCCGTCTTTATCATGACTTCCAACTACAAGCAAATCCGCTTTCCATTCTTTGGCATAAGTACCTATCTCTCTATGGGGTACCCCGTATTTTATTTCCTTATTTATCGTTACGCCACTCTCGGAAGATGCCAAATCGTTCATGAATTCCTTCAACATCTTTTCATTTTCCTTCAACAATTCCAGCTGAGCACCAGTCAACAACGCATCCGATTCATCGATCCCGGGAGAGAAATTCGTAACGGTGGTCGTATCTACAACACCTATGAGTGCCACTTCCGATTTTAAAATCTTGGCCAGTTCTATTCCTTTTCTAAACACAGTCTTTGAAGCTTGCGAAGAATTAACCGCTATAAGTATCCTTTCGTATTCCATCACCACGTTTCACCTTCTTCCATGTCAACAACTAACGGTACCTTCAGTTTTATGACGTTTTCCATGTTTTCCTTAACGATATTTTTTACTTCTTTTACTTCTTCTTTCGGTAATTCAAAAACAAGCTCATCATGAACCTGAAGTATCATCATGGCCTGGAATTTCTTGAGCTTTTCATGAATTCGTGCCATGGCTATCTTTATCATATCGGCAGCACTTCCTTGAATGGGAGCGTTTATAGCCATTCTTTTTCCCTCTTCAACGACGTTGTAGTTTTTGCTTTTCATCGCAGGGATATCCCTTCTTCTTCCAAAAAGGGTTTTAACGTATCCATTCTCTTTGGCGAACTTGACGGTGCTATCCAAATACTCTTTGACTTTTGGATAATTTTGGAAGTAATTCGCTATGAGCAATTGAGCATCTGAATTACTCATTCCCAACCTTTTTGCCAGCCCGTATGAGCTGACTCCATAGGTAACGGCAAAATTCACCATCTTTCCAACTCGTCGCATTTCCTTAGTCACTTCTTCTTCCTTCACGCCAAACACCTTAGCTGCAGTGGCGATGTGAATATCGATTCCGTTTTTAAAAGCCTCAATAAGCGCAGGGTCTTCGCTTACATGTGCAAGTACCCTAAGCTCTATTTGGGAATAATCAGCACTCAATATAATCCAGCCAGGTTTTTGAGCCTTTATCGCTTTCCTTATTTCGCGTCCCTCTTCGTTGCGAGCGGGAATGTTTTGAAGATTTGGGTCGCTACTTGAAAGTCTACCTGTTGAAGTACCGGTCTGATTAAAAGAGGTATGTACGCGTGACGTTTTTGGATTCACCATCTTCGGAAGCGCATCCAGATAAGTCGATTTCAATTTGAAATATTTCCTGTATTCCAGCAAAAGCGGAATTATAGGATGTTCATCCCTCATTTCCTCCAAAATCTTGGCGTTTGTTGAAAAAGCTCGCGACTTCGTCCTTTTTCTTGGATGCAGTCCCAACCTTTTAAACAACACTTCCGAAACCTGCTTGGGTGAATTTATATTAAAAGGCATTCCGCCGGCTAATTCGTATATTTTATCTTCTATTTCCGAAAGCTTCTTGGAGTATCTCTCAGAAATTTCTTTCAGGTAATTAGTATCCACGTAAACTCCATTTAACTCCATAGTGGAAAGCACTTCTACGAGAGGCATCTCTATATCATGAAAAACATTCAAAAGATCGTATTCGTACATCTTTTTAACGAGCTTTTTATACAACCTGTAAGTTACGTCCGAATCCTCAGCCGAATATTTCCCGGCTTCTTCAACGGCTACTTTTGAAAAGTCCCCATTTTTTCCAGCTATTTCGGTGTAAGTTATGGTCTTGTATCCTAAATATTTCATGGCAAGCTCATCTAATGAGAATCTTCTTTCATTTGGATTTAAAAGATAAGCCGCTATCATCGTGTCAAAATAGGGTTTAAATTCCAAACCGTACTTTTTCATGACACTTAAGTCGTATTTCACGTTCTGACCTATGACTTTCACATTTGAATTTTCAAAAAATTCTTTGAATTTCGAGACAACATCTCCAATTGGAAGATTTTTGCCTTCCGCATGACCAAGTGGTATGTAATAACTTTCGGTTTCCCACGAAAGAGAAATTCCCACAAGCTTAGCGTCGATTGGATTTAAAGAAGTGGTTTCCGTATCAAACGCTATCTTTCCATTCTTCTTTGCCTTTTCTAAAACCTCATCGAGTTTGTCCAAAGAATCTATTATAGAGTAAGTGTTTTTCCGCGCGTCCACATCTTCGTACAATTTGAATTCCTTTTTCAGCGAAGCGAATTCAAGTTCGTCGAAAAGTTTGGATAAGTCGGATTTGTTTGGCCCGGAATAAGGCTTCAAATCGAGTTCTATTGGCACATCGTAAGAGAGTTCCACCAATTTCCTTGATAAAAACGCGGAGTCTTTTCCGTCTTTTAAAAGGTTCGAATATCTTTTCTGAATCTCATCTAAATGTTCGTAAATCTCATTTAAATTCCCATAAGAGGTCAAGAGTTTAACGGCAGTTTTATCTCCTATGCCTTTGACACCTGGCACGTTATCTGATTTATCACCAACAAGGGCCAAATAATCACCCATTTGATAGGGTTTAACACCGTATCTCTTAACAACCGTATTCTCATCGTATTCCTTCAAATCAGTCACACCTGTTGAAGAAAAGCGGAGCACTCTAACATTTCCACCCACAAGCTGCAAAAGATCTTTATCTCCCGTTACCACATAGATGGTATCGAACTTATTGGAGTACCTTTTGGCAAGCGTTGCTATGACATCGTCCGCCTCATAACCTGTTCCTTTTAGAAGAGGAATGTTAAGGGCTTTTACAAGCTTTTCCACATATGGCAACTGCTCTATCATCTCATCGGGGGCTGGTTTCCTGTTGGCCTTGTAACTTTCAAAAAGGGTGTGCCTAAAAGTTTTTTCTTTGGAATCCATAACAAAGATAACGGAATCGTCTTCCTTTATATGCTCGCGAAGAAACTTGGAAAGCATCTTCGCCAGGCCAAAAACGGCGTTGGTTTGGAGGCCCTTGGAGTTCGTCATCTGTGGCAACGCGTAAAACGCTTTGTAAACAAGAGCTGTGCCATCAAATACGAATAAGTTCATGAATTCCTCACTTCTTCCACTCTCTTTCCATTTTTGGAAACGTATGCAAAAAGAACAGCACCTATGATTATCAAAACAACGGATACCACTTGCGCTATCCTTAAATTGTAAAACCACAAACTGTCAAGCCTGAACGATTCGTTGAAGAATCTGAAAACCGAATACAATATCAAGTACAAAGCAAAAGTCTGCCCAAACCTTGTGCGTTTTTTCTGAGTGTAAGTGTAGACTATG contains:
- a CDS encoding radical SAM protein, translating into MIEEKNLKKALKYFERNLNNCTMCARNCHVNRTIQKGFCGQGVQAKISGALLHFGEEPPLVDKNGAGAVFFVGCGMRCVYCQNFAFSHLNHGKEISDEELARLFISLQRSGAQTLDLVTPEPHLYAIISALLKASREGFTLPIVFNTSSYVNVETLKELDGIVDIYLADIRYTNDEFSLKYSASPEYWEITQKALREMYRQVGAFNSEKMKGLIVRHLILPNGISGTRKAMRFVAEELSTSVPISLMSQYFPVYKAKKIPELSRKITEEEYEQALSIVEGYGLRGWYQPWGEKENNVYAKSIHW
- the pyk gene encoding pyruvate kinase → MRKTKIVCTIGPSTERREMLEGLIRKGMNVARLNMSHGTHEEKKNLIITLRDIRKSMGVPLAIMVDVEGPKIRTGKLKSDNVFLEKGRKLILTTKEIVGDEKKISIDYKGLPSDVKKGDKILMNDGLIALEVLSTSEDEIETLILNSGQITHNRGVNVPGVDLSIPPFTEKDMRDLKFAAEMKPEYVAQSFVRKAEDILKAKRILKENGMEDVKIISKIETKQALENLEEILDVSDGAMVARGDLGVEIDPEDLPVAQKRIIKECNKRALPVITATQMLESMVNNPRPTRAEVTDVANAVLDGTDAVMLSEETAMGKYPLEAVEFMSKITKKAEEFLDKSESERLLSPFKCDGVSDAISLSAWQLSVELKSKALVASTSSGLTARHVSRFRPSAMILSPTPNGIVYHRLALVWGVLPVVIEKVDSTDEMVERSTQKLIALGLANPGDRFVLTAGMPWGISGTTNMIKIEEIRK
- the pfkA gene encoding 6-phosphofructokinase yields the protein MKKIAVMTSGGDSPGMNAAIRSIVRYAVSKGLEVLGIMRGYAGLLEDDFVPLNFSDVGGIMEKGGTILRTARCEEFKVDNIRKEAYEILKKRGIEGLVVIGGDGSLNGATLIANESEVKVVGIPASIDNDIHGTDMCIGVDTCLNTVVENIQKLKDTASSHERAFIVETMGRNCGYIALVAGLTTGSEAIIIPEVKIDYQSLADKLLAGRKRGKVNSIVVVAEGAASAYTVARHLENKTGYETRVTILGHVQRGGSPTVFDRLLASRLGAAAVQNLMNGESDVMVGLQSSGIATMKLSEVLENKKELDLSLYELANTLS
- the mutS gene encoding DNA mismatch repair protein MutS, which translates into the protein MQNELTPMMKQYMDLKEHYSDSVLLFRVGDFYEAFGEDAKYISKALGLVLTHRGNQPMAGIPHHALNVYLKKLVEQGNKVAICDQLEDPKYAKGLVKRDVTRVVTPGTLIEDDALSEENNYIAAVYEKSVALVDISTGDFVVESSLDAINRYSPKHVIYTSEDPTPNFSDTFKEKVEDWYFDRQNSESFLKEHFKVNDISFLELSLNEIVACAAILKYLQNTQKRVLSNLKMPLKFRENARMFLDSDTLSNLDVLSKGTSSLYRHMNRCVTRMGQRLLKREMIAPLRRREEIEYRHSLVKKLVQSEELLISLRKVLSQIHDVERIMARVAYPAATPSDIVALRESLRAFEKLNLWIDSTGIFKELRLTDLRDLREFLEDAIKEEPTGEVGKGGVIAQGFSAELDEARALVSDVDEYLAGYQESIRDKLKTKAKVGYSTVFGFYVEISKSYKGEIPPEYKRKQTLVNSERYVTPELLEIEKKMLHANEMIENLEKELFERVCNEILRKKEEIFSNSQKISFIDMIGSFARIALDENYTLPIFSDHVELVESRHPTVEKHVKEFVPNDLKMNEQRRFVVLTGPNMSGKSTFIRQVALISMMAQMGSFVPAKKAVLKIFDRIFTRIGARDDIASNRSTFLVEMSEVATILHFATRDSLIILDEVGRGTSTFDGLSIAWSVSEYISQKLKAFTIFATHYNELSELEKIYSGIFNLTIKVVESEDSVIFLHKVINGSADKSYGIEVARIAGIPEEVIKRAYQVADALASTSQIKKSVRFLTNGEVEKIKQRLKKVGKGQLTFFSDTLKK
- the miaB gene encoding tRNA (N6-isopentenyl adenosine(37)-C2)-methylthiotransferase MiaB, which produces MKVFFKTYGCQMNMRDTEIMKGYLLNAGIEVVDNMKDAETVILNTCAVREKSANKAYSLIGRLKKRGIRVGVTGCVAQIKAREFKRRGADFVLGTRALNSIVEAVKGEKDVDVSDHILEIDQSMLNGRDRARHAWVNIISGCDKFCTYCIVPYTRGREISRPIDEIVEEVRALAKTGHNQITFLGQNVDSYGKDLKDGTSLAELFRRVYKIEGIERFWFLTSYPSDLTDELIEVVASHERISRNFHLPPQSGSDRILKLMNRRYTRQEYLDLVARIRKAIPQATIGGDIIVGFPGETDEDFEQTLSLVKAVKFIRLNLAPYSPRPGTVASKFYKDDVPFDVKKRRMAKLSALQHKIMLELNEKLLGTQVEIIVEGRSGTQSYGRTLDNRMVFFEGTIEDGEKVKVKITRSTAGPLYGEISKRVIGIAK
- a CDS encoding universal stress protein — encoded protein: MEYERILIAVNSSQASKTVFRKGIELAKILKSEVALIGVVDTTTVTNFSPGIDESDALLTGAQLELLKENEKMLKEFMNDLASSESGVTINKEIKYGVPHREIGTYAKEWKADLLVVGSHDKDGSLSEFLFGSTAKKLLKEAPCDVLIVKTEGGKKK
- the polA gene encoding DNA polymerase I, which produces MNLFVFDGTALVYKAFYALPQMTNSKGLQTNAVFGLAKMLSKFLREHIKEDDSVIFVMDSKEKTFRHTLFESYKANRKPAPDEMIEQLPYVEKLVKALNIPLLKGTGYEADDVIATLAKRYSNKFDTIYVVTGDKDLLQLVGGNVRVLRFSSTGVTDLKEYDENTVVKRYGVKPYQMGDYLALVGDKSDNVPGVKGIGDKTAVKLLTSYGNLNEIYEHLDEIQKRYSNLLKDGKDSAFLSRKLVELSYDVPIELDLKPYSGPNKSDLSKLFDELEFASLKKEFKLYEDVDARKNTYSIIDSLDKLDEVLEKAKKNGKIAFDTETTSLNPIDAKLVGISLSWETESYYIPLGHAEGKNLPIGDVVSKFKEFFENSNVKVIGQNVKYDLSVMKKYGLEFKPYFDTMIAAYLLNPNERRFSLDELAMKYLGYKTITYTEIAGKNGDFSKVAVEEAGKYSAEDSDVTYRLYKKLVKKMYEYDLLNVFHDIEMPLVEVLSTMELNGVYVDTNYLKEISERYSKKLSEIEDKIYELAGGMPFNINSPKQVSEVLFKRLGLHPRKRTKSRAFSTNAKILEEMRDEHPIIPLLLEYRKYFKLKSTYLDALPKMVNPKTSRVHTSFNQTGTSTGRLSSSDPNLQNIPARNEEGREIRKAIKAQKPGWIILSADYSQIELRVLAHVSEDPALIEAFKNGIDIHIATAAKVFGVKEEEVTKEMRRVGKMVNFAVTYGVSSYGLAKRLGMSNSDAQLLIANYFQNYPKVKEYLDSTVKFAKENGYVKTLFGRRRDIPAMKSKNYNVVEEGKRMAINAPIQGSAADMIKIAMARIHEKLKKFQAMMILQVHDELVFELPKEEVKEVKNIVKENMENVIKLKVPLVVDMEEGETW